A genomic window from Halorubrum lacusprofundi ATCC 49239 includes:
- the gfo6 gene encoding D-xylose 1-dehydrogenase Gfo6, with protein sequence MSAADYLKTVRDRDWEQLESGTLRIAIISLGWWTREQAIPAVADSKFCETTVLVSSSREKASAAAEEIPTVEAALTYEEFTDAEATDEYDAAYICTPNALHLPYAEAAAEHGKAILCEKPVEATRERAEQLVEATENIPLMVAYRMQTDPQVRRMRELIAEGAIGDPVAVHGSMSQQMLDTVSDDTDQWRLDPDLVGYGASVMDLGIYPLNTARFVLDADPVSVTAQMQSVDTAFRNVPDQHTAFTIRFDDGTQAACTASQHAAYTGHFRVIGTDGELVLEPAFLGQPEQTLTLHSDGRRLEVADGRRDVMQDEMIEEFDYFADRVIREAPIHPDGDHALVDMRALEAIYDAAETGTTVSV encoded by the coding sequence ATGTCAGCCGCCGATTATCTCAAAACCGTCAGGGACCGGGACTGGGAGCAGTTGGAGTCGGGAACGCTCCGTATCGCGATTATCAGTCTCGGGTGGTGGACCCGCGAACAGGCGATCCCCGCGGTCGCCGACTCGAAGTTCTGTGAGACCACGGTCCTCGTTAGCAGCAGCCGTGAAAAGGCGTCCGCGGCCGCCGAGGAGATACCGACCGTCGAGGCCGCGCTCACCTACGAGGAGTTCACGGACGCGGAAGCGACCGACGAGTACGACGCGGCCTACATCTGCACGCCGAACGCGCTCCACCTGCCGTACGCGGAGGCCGCCGCCGAACACGGGAAGGCCATACTCTGTGAGAAGCCCGTCGAGGCGACCCGCGAGCGCGCTGAACAGCTCGTCGAGGCCACCGAGAACATTCCGCTGATGGTCGCCTACCGGATGCAGACCGACCCGCAGGTCCGCCGGATGCGCGAGTTGATCGCGGAGGGCGCCATCGGCGACCCCGTGGCCGTTCACGGGAGCATGAGCCAGCAGATGCTCGACACCGTCTCCGATGACACCGATCAGTGGCGCCTCGATCCCGACCTCGTCGGGTACGGCGCGAGCGTGATGGATCTGGGCATCTACCCGCTCAACACCGCGCGGTTCGTCCTCGATGCCGACCCCGTCAGCGTGACCGCCCAGATGCAGTCCGTCGACACCGCGTTCCGCAACGTGCCCGACCAACACACCGCCTTCACGATCCGGTTCGACGACGGGACGCAGGCGGCCTGCACGGCCAGCCAGCACGCCGCGTACACGGGCCACTTCCGCGTCATCGGCACCGACGGCGAGCTGGTCCTCGAACCCGCCTTCCTCGGACAGCCCGAGCAGACGCTGACGCTCCACAGCGACGGCCGGCGTCTGGAGGTCGCCGACGGCCGGCGGGACGTGATGCAAGACGAGATGATCGAGGAGTTCGACTACTTCGCCGACCGCGTGATCCGCGAGGCACCGATCCACCCCGACGGCGACCACGCCCTCGTCGACATGCGCGCGCTCGAAGCGATCTACGACGCCGCCGAAACCGGGACGACGGTGTCGGTGTAG